Proteins from a genomic interval of Salinivibrio kushneri:
- a CDS encoding chemotaxis protein CheD (catalyzes the conversion of glutamine residues to glutamate on methyl-accepting chemotaxis receptors) translates to MRQALELHRHAQEKTLTRFFSPEHDKHMVKLQPGDVYVSANDELIATGLGSCIAACIWDPESQVGGMNHFMLPLKCEEAESAWTAEPYLSHAARYGNYAMEILINSLLQQGAVKSRLRVKLFGGGNIMRQNIAIGRKNIDFVRQYVTNEQLLLVSEDLGQVFPRQVLFDPRTGKAWVKKIQSLSQQLVAEESQYNQRLLRESYEDGTDEQDVELF, encoded by the coding sequence ATGCGCCAAGCCCTGGAATTACACCGGCATGCTCAAGAGAAAACACTCACCCGTTTTTTTAGTCCTGAGCACGACAAGCACATGGTGAAGCTACAACCGGGCGATGTTTATGTCAGCGCTAATGATGAGTTGATTGCCACTGGCTTGGGCTCATGCATAGCTGCGTGTATTTGGGATCCCGAATCTCAAGTGGGCGGCATGAACCATTTTATGTTGCCTCTTAAGTGCGAAGAGGCAGAGAGTGCTTGGACAGCGGAGCCGTATTTGTCTCATGCTGCCCGTTACGGTAATTACGCCATGGAAATACTGATTAATTCTTTGCTTCAACAAGGGGCGGTAAAAAGTCGGCTAAGAGTGAAGTTATTCGGTGGTGGTAACATTATGAGGCAAAATATTGCCATTGGCCGCAAAAATATCGACTTTGTTCGTCAATATGTCACCAATGAGCAGCTTCTCTTGGTGTCGGAAGATCTTGGACAGGTCTTTCCTCGCCAAGTGCTCTTCGATCCTCGCACGGGTAAGGCTTGGGTGAAGAAAATCCAGTCACTGAGTCAGCAATTGGTGGCGGAAGAGAGCCAGTACAATCAGCGCTTGCTGCGAGAGTCTTATGAGGATGGCACCGATGAGCAAGACGTGGAGCTATTCTGA
- a CDS encoding chemotaxis protein CheA: protein MAMDMDQLRRIFYEECRENLEVLERGLLALDLGAANFESMNTIFRAAHSIKGGAATFNLDDISHFTHVMETLLDEAREGNRQLDRQTIDILLRGVDCILAMLEAYENDAEYDKSEPDAVNAALNAIMDSDDSASSSSNDLSSAPLSTDLAPQEPAGSDIEKWAICFVPDPAMLFSGNDPVRILRELHALPGGAEVRCDPTHLPNFAQLDPEKLYLRWDIQVDGHVPRDEIEAIFEWVEDECDLTITPIHRSVPSDMDAASTAAEAPATEPQTPENASSSEPPPAVKKANKPAVKSDASVSSIRVDIDKVDNLINLVGELVITQSMLAELSSDFSPERLEQLQSGLEQLMLNTKELQESVLNIRMLPISFAFNRFPRLIRDLSLQLGKRVELVIEGENTELDKTVLERISDPLVHLVRNAVDHGLETPAVRMEKGKPETGMVHLNAYHQGGSIVIEVSDDGSGLDKERVWRKALDKGLISDDIPLCELTDSHVFNLVFSPGFSTVEQVSDVSGRGVGMDVVRRNIEQLGGNIDVHSTVDQGCSFKISLPLTLAILDGQLVKIAEEVYVVPLISIIESLQVDSRQIKTASGVQLYRLREENIPILRLKEEFGLGSTDDDLDKQLLCLVEAGDKKVGLLLDELLGQQQVVIKSLESNYARVPGISGATILGDGSVSLILDIQGLITQFLARVSDASGHIAAA from the coding sequence ATGGCCATGGATATGGATCAATTGCGACGCATTTTCTACGAGGAATGTCGCGAGAACCTTGAAGTGCTCGAAAGAGGCCTGCTCGCACTCGACCTCGGTGCAGCAAATTTTGAATCCATGAATACCATTTTCCGTGCCGCGCACTCGATTAAAGGTGGCGCGGCGACTTTTAATCTTGACGATATCAGCCACTTCACCCATGTGATGGAAACCTTGCTTGATGAGGCACGCGAGGGCAACCGACAACTCGATAGGCAAACCATTGATATTCTTCTGCGTGGTGTGGATTGCATTCTCGCGATGCTTGAGGCTTACGAAAATGACGCTGAGTACGACAAAAGCGAACCCGATGCAGTCAATGCCGCCCTCAATGCGATCATGGATAGTGATGATTCTGCCTCTTCCTCATCAAACGATCTCTCCTCGGCGCCGTTGTCGACTGACCTGGCCCCGCAAGAGCCGGCCGGCTCAGATATCGAAAAGTGGGCAATCTGCTTTGTGCCGGACCCAGCGATGTTATTTTCAGGCAATGATCCTGTGCGGATTTTGCGTGAGTTACATGCATTACCTGGTGGGGCGGAGGTTCGTTGTGACCCTACCCACCTACCAAACTTTGCGCAGCTAGACCCAGAAAAGCTGTATTTACGGTGGGATATTCAGGTTGATGGTCATGTCCCACGCGATGAAATCGAAGCGATTTTCGAATGGGTTGAAGACGAATGCGATCTCACCATTACCCCCATTCATCGTAGCGTGCCCAGTGATATGGATGCCGCGTCTACTGCGGCGGAAGCGCCTGCCACTGAGCCACAAACGCCGGAAAATGCCTCATCTTCCGAGCCACCCCCCGCTGTCAAGAAAGCTAACAAACCCGCGGTGAAAAGTGATGCCAGTGTCTCCTCGATCCGCGTGGACATCGATAAAGTCGATAACCTAATCAACCTCGTGGGCGAGCTAGTGATTACGCAGTCGATGTTGGCAGAGTTAAGTAGTGACTTCTCCCCTGAGCGGCTTGAGCAATTGCAATCTGGCCTTGAGCAACTGATGCTCAATACCAAAGAGCTGCAAGAAAGCGTGCTCAATATCCGTATGTTGCCCATCAGTTTTGCTTTTAACCGCTTCCCTCGCTTGATTCGCGACCTATCCTTGCAATTGGGAAAGCGAGTGGAGTTGGTGATTGAGGGGGAGAATACCGAGCTAGATAAAACCGTGCTTGAGCGCATTTCTGATCCGCTGGTTCACTTGGTTCGCAACGCGGTTGATCATGGCTTAGAAACCCCGGCAGTACGCATGGAAAAAGGTAAGCCAGAAACTGGGATGGTGCATCTGAACGCTTATCATCAAGGTGGCTCGATTGTCATTGAAGTCAGTGACGATGGCTCAGGTTTGGATAAAGAAAGGGTTTGGCGAAAAGCACTTGATAAAGGGCTGATTTCTGATGATATCCCGCTCTGTGAATTGACGGATAGCCATGTATTTAACCTGGTGTTTTCCCCAGGCTTTTCAACCGTAGAACAGGTGTCTGATGTTTCTGGACGGGGGGTGGGCATGGATGTGGTACGGCGTAATATCGAGCAGTTAGGTGGCAATATTGATGTGCACTCAACGGTAGATCAAGGCTGTTCCTTCAAAATCAGCTTGCCGCTGACACTGGCGATTTTGGACGGTCAACTGGTGAAAATCGCAGAAGAAGTCTACGTAGTGCCTTTGATCTCTATCATTGAATCGCTTCAGGTGGATAGTCGCCAAATTAAGACCGCATCCGGTGTGCAGCTCTATCGCTTGAGAGAAGAAAATATTCCCATTCTTCGACTCAAAGAAGAATTTGGCTTGGGCAGCACTGACGATGATCTCGATAAACAACTGCTGTGTTTGGTGGAAGCGGGAGATAAAAAGGTCGGCCTGTTACTTGATGAGCTACTTGGTCAGCAGCAAGTGGTGATTAAAAGCTTGGAGTCCAATTACGCTCGCGTACCGGGTATTTCTGGCGCGACCATTTTAGGCGATGGCTCTGTTTCTCTCATCTTAGATATTCAAGGCTTGATCACGCAGTTTTTAGCCCGTGTCAGTGATGCGAGCGGCCATATTGCCGCGGCATAA
- a CDS encoding oxidative damage protection protein — MSRTVFCQRLQKEADGLDFQLYPGELGKRIYDNISKEAWAEWQKKQTMLINEKKLNMMDPEHRKVIEEEMVKFLFEGQDVHIDGYVPPEA; from the coding sequence ATGAGCCGTACCGTATTTTGCCAACGTCTACAAAAAGAAGCCGACGGGCTAGATTTCCAGCTTTATCCCGGCGAGCTGGGCAAACGCATTTATGACAACATTTCCAAAGAAGCCTGGGCTGAGTGGCAGAAAAAACAGACCATGCTCATCAACGAGAAGAAACTCAACATGATGGATCCTGAGCACCGCAAGGTGATCGAAGAAGAAATGGTCAAGTTTTTATTTGAAGGCCAAGATGTGCACATCGACGGCTATGTGCCACCCGAGGCTTAA
- the mutY gene encoding A/G-specific adenine glycosylase, producing the protein MSQSFSDAILNWYEQYGRKTLPWQKNKTPYKVWLSEIMLQQTQVSTVIPYFERFMTRFPTVTDLANAEQDEVLHLWTGLGYYARARNLHKAAQVIAREHNGVFPTTLEQVMALPGVGRSTAGAVLSLSLNQPHPILDGNVKRTLARCYAVEGWPGKKPVENKLWEIAEALTPTTDTDKYNQAMMDMGAMVCTRSKPKCELCPVADRCEARAQGRQLDFPGKKPKKTLPVKQVSFLLIQYQDDIWLEQRPPSGLWGGLWCLPEASEQTLDDDIADKLQGIKPTHTEVLTAFRHTFSHFHLDIVPVKVCVNQRPQIIMEANQGLWYNLSQPAKVGLAAPVKKLLTLLEHERQQHLTGDDKEPRL; encoded by the coding sequence GTGAGTCAATCTTTTTCCGACGCCATTTTAAACTGGTACGAGCAATATGGCCGTAAAACTCTGCCTTGGCAAAAAAACAAAACCCCGTATAAGGTCTGGCTCAGCGAGATCATGCTGCAGCAAACCCAAGTGAGTACGGTGATCCCTTACTTTGAGCGTTTTATGACGCGCTTTCCAACAGTCACCGATCTCGCCAATGCCGAACAAGACGAAGTGTTGCACCTATGGACAGGACTTGGCTATTACGCCCGCGCCCGCAACCTACACAAAGCCGCACAAGTGATCGCCCGCGAGCACAACGGCGTGTTTCCGACCACACTCGAGCAAGTCATGGCGCTACCTGGTGTCGGGCGCTCAACTGCCGGCGCAGTGCTATCGCTGTCGCTTAATCAGCCCCACCCTATTTTGGATGGCAACGTCAAACGCACCTTGGCACGCTGCTATGCCGTCGAGGGCTGGCCGGGAAAAAAGCCGGTAGAAAACAAGCTTTGGGAAATCGCTGAGGCACTCACGCCCACCACGGATACCGATAAATACAACCAAGCGATGATGGATATGGGTGCCATGGTGTGTACTCGCAGCAAGCCTAAGTGCGAGCTTTGCCCGGTCGCAGACCGCTGTGAAGCGCGCGCGCAAGGCCGTCAGCTTGATTTTCCCGGTAAAAAGCCCAAAAAAACTCTGCCCGTAAAGCAAGTCAGCTTTTTACTTATTCAATACCAAGACGATATCTGGTTAGAGCAGCGTCCGCCCAGTGGACTATGGGGCGGGCTATGGTGCTTACCGGAAGCATCAGAGCAGACACTTGATGACGATATTGCCGATAAGCTGCAGGGGATCAAACCGACTCACACTGAGGTGCTCACCGCGTTTAGACACACATTTAGCCACTTCCACCTAGACATTGTCCCCGTCAAGGTGTGTGTGAATCAGCGACCGCAAATCATCATGGAAGCGAACCAAGGGCTTTGGTATAACTTGTCGCAACCAGCAAAAGTTGGGTTAGCCGCACCCGTGAAAAAGCTGTTAACCTTATTAGAACACGAGCGCCAACAACACCTCACAGGCGATGACAAGGAGCCTAGATTATGA
- a CDS encoding CheR family methyltransferase, with product MTAPVNASSGAYDFSQRHFKYVQVFMANETGIFLADKKKNMVYGRLVRCLRRTGMATFDDYFALVEQSKDERVAFVNALTTNKTQFFRERHHFEFLARELIPYWQAAKQKRIRIWSAGCSTGEEPYTIAAVLAGHGLLERQWDVQILATDLDTHVLNTARKGLYSLDAVHSIPEIYLQNGFLKGKGVKQDLFKAKRQLRDAIRFEPLNLKGEWSHKQAMDAIFCRNVMIYFDRATQQRLLERFWHQLVPAGVLFIGHSEGLGKMAEKFDNLGHTIYRKRE from the coding sequence ATGACTGCGCCAGTGAATGCGTCATCTGGTGCTTACGATTTTAGTCAGCGTCATTTTAAATATGTACAAGTGTTTATGGCGAATGAGACGGGAATTTTTCTTGCGGATAAAAAGAAAAATATGGTGTACGGCCGTCTGGTGCGTTGCCTACGTAGAACAGGCATGGCGACGTTTGATGACTACTTCGCGTTGGTTGAGCAGAGTAAAGACGAACGAGTCGCGTTTGTTAATGCACTGACCACCAATAAAACCCAGTTTTTTCGTGAGCGCCACCATTTCGAGTTTTTAGCCCGCGAATTGATCCCCTATTGGCAAGCGGCTAAGCAAAAGCGTATTCGGATTTGGTCTGCGGGCTGCTCGACGGGGGAAGAGCCTTACACCATTGCCGCTGTACTTGCAGGGCATGGGTTGTTAGAGAGGCAATGGGATGTACAAATCCTCGCCACTGATTTAGACACCCATGTGCTCAATACGGCTCGCAAAGGCCTTTACAGTTTGGATGCTGTCCATTCGATTCCAGAAATTTATTTGCAAAACGGATTCTTAAAAGGAAAAGGCGTCAAGCAAGATCTATTCAAGGCCAAGCGCCAGCTTCGGGATGCGATCCGTTTCGAGCCACTTAACCTGAAAGGAGAGTGGTCTCATAAGCAAGCGATGGATGCGATTTTTTGTCGTAACGTGATGATTTATTTTGATCGCGCCACACAGCAACGGCTGCTTGAGCGGTTCTGGCACCAGTTAGTACCGGCGGGGGTACTTTTTATCGGCCATTCTGAAGGACTCGGAAAGATGGCGGAGAAGTTCGATAATTTAGGTCACACCATATACCGTAAACGGGAGTGA
- a CDS encoding chemotaxis protein CheW — protein MQTGVESDTVLDIDDRVEQLQGSDYLSFELDGELYGVDIQTVEEIRVWSPPTLIPRSPAFILGVINLRGMIVPVMDLRIRFQASQVDYHRETVVLILRASEMANGKIMGVVVDAVSDVVDQGEGQIMPPLGDSQVIAYVSGLLNVGERVMSLVNVDELLRIERWI, from the coding sequence ATGCAGACGGGAGTGGAATCAGACACTGTGCTTGATATTGATGACCGTGTTGAGCAACTGCAAGGCAGTGATTATCTGAGTTTCGAACTCGATGGCGAGCTGTATGGCGTGGACATTCAAACGGTGGAAGAGATCCGTGTTTGGTCACCTCCCACGCTTATCCCACGCTCACCGGCATTTATTCTTGGCGTGATCAACTTGCGTGGGATGATCGTGCCGGTGATGGATCTACGCATCCGCTTTCAGGCCTCTCAAGTGGACTATCATCGAGAGACGGTGGTGCTGATTCTGCGAGCCAGCGAGATGGCCAATGGCAAAATTATGGGCGTCGTGGTTGATGCCGTCTCGGATGTGGTTGACCAAGGGGAGGGACAAATTATGCCTCCACTCGGTGATTCTCAAGTGATTGCTTATGTCAGCGGCTTACTCAATGTTGGCGAACGGGTGATGTCATTGGTGAATGTCGATGAGCTGTTGCGTATCGAGCGATGGATATAG
- the mltC gene encoding membrane-bound lytic murein transglycosylase MltC: MTRILCLLVCCFSTLLSGCSRESVEKYVGVDYQTTNRFAKNLAPIPGQFEKDIDALNQLISQFTGNIEVRWGENQVFVSGKRDYVKYTDNYKSRARIDFERGVIRVETVATDAPKSHLKQAIVTTLLTPRDPASVDLYSAAKVPLNGRPFLEGQVVDHEGKTITWEWRANRFANYLIDKRLKKKKVRFQNMYYVTIPMVKDHAAKRSYQYADIVRRASKRYGISEKLIYAIIKTESSFNPYAVSWANAYGLMQVVPKTAGRDVFKLVKKRSGQPTPKYLFDPERNIDTGTAYFYILKNRYLKAVRDPLSLHYSMISAYNGGTGNVLRTFDTNRRRAMQDLNKLRPNQVYWALTHRHPSSESRRYLQKVTRYQKAFSKLPQ, translated from the coding sequence ATGACGCGAATACTTTGCTTGTTGGTGTGCTGCTTTAGCACCTTGCTGTCCGGTTGTAGCCGCGAAAGCGTAGAAAAATATGTGGGCGTGGATTATCAAACCACCAATCGGTTTGCCAAAAACCTAGCGCCCATCCCCGGCCAGTTCGAAAAAGACATCGACGCCCTTAATCAACTGATTAGCCAATTCACTGGCAACATTGAGGTGCGCTGGGGCGAAAACCAAGTGTTCGTGTCAGGCAAACGGGATTACGTCAAATACACAGACAATTACAAAAGCCGGGCGCGCATTGATTTTGAACGCGGTGTTATCCGCGTGGAAACCGTCGCCACGGATGCACCGAAGTCCCACCTCAAACAAGCCATTGTCACCACCTTGCTTACGCCAAGAGATCCGGCCTCCGTCGATCTCTATTCTGCGGCGAAAGTGCCACTCAATGGGCGTCCGTTTCTCGAAGGCCAAGTGGTGGATCATGAAGGAAAAACCATTACTTGGGAGTGGCGCGCCAATCGCTTTGCGAATTACCTGATTGATAAGCGCTTAAAAAAGAAAAAAGTACGTTTTCAAAACATGTATTACGTCACCATTCCCATGGTCAAGGATCATGCCGCCAAGCGCAGCTATCAATATGCCGATATCGTCCGCCGTGCGTCCAAGCGTTATGGCATCTCGGAAAAGCTGATTTATGCGATCATCAAAACCGAAAGCAGTTTTAACCCTTATGCGGTGAGCTGGGCCAATGCCTATGGCCTAATGCAAGTGGTGCCCAAGACGGCCGGACGTGATGTGTTCAAATTAGTCAAAAAACGCAGTGGCCAACCTACCCCCAAGTATCTCTTTGATCCAGAGCGGAATATAGATACTGGCACCGCCTATTTTTATATTCTCAAAAACCGCTACCTTAAAGCGGTGCGCGATCCACTGTCTCTGCACTACAGCATGATTTCAGCCTATAACGGCGGGACAGGCAATGTGCTGCGCACATTTGATACGAATAGACGTCGGGCCATGCAGGATTTAAACAAGCTGCGCCCGAACCAAGTCTATTGGGCACTGACCCATCGCCATCCCTCTTCGGAGTCACGGCGCTACTTACAAAAGGTCACCCGCTATCAAAAAGCGTTTTCTAAACTCCCCCAATAA
- a CDS encoding chemotaxis protein CheW: MTQSREYLSFLLEDEEYGVHILDVKEVRGWSDVRRIPNTLPHMLGVLERRGEYIPIMDIRQCFDMPPATISATSVIIIVRSQQGVSLGIVVDAVAEVHNLEEQQIKDPPGLHHQDEWYMEGIAAVNDRHLVLINLEQLFDFDQLQQSAQPESANED, encoded by the coding sequence ATGACGCAATCGCGAGAATACTTAAGTTTCTTACTCGAAGATGAAGAATACGGCGTCCATATACTCGATGTGAAAGAAGTAAGAGGGTGGTCGGACGTTCGCCGTATCCCTAACACCCTGCCGCATATGTTAGGGGTGCTGGAGCGACGGGGAGAATACATTCCGATTATGGATATTCGTCAGTGCTTTGACATGCCCCCCGCAACGATCAGCGCCACGAGCGTCATTATTATCGTGCGTAGCCAACAAGGGGTGTCGCTTGGCATCGTGGTGGATGCGGTAGCAGAAGTACACAATTTGGAAGAGCAGCAAATTAAGGATCCTCCGGGGCTTCATCATCAGGATGAGTGGTATATGGAAGGGATTGCGGCGGTGAATGACAGACACCTGGTATTAATTAATTTGGAGCAGTTGTTCGACTTTGATCAGTTACAACAAAGCGCACAACCAGAAAGTGCAAACGAGGACTAG
- a CDS encoding protein-glutamate methylesterase/protein-glutamine glutaminase, protein MSQYRYKVLVVDDSLLYRTLIRECLDSDSELEVVGLAADPYEAREKIKKFNPDVITLDVEMPKMDGIQFLKNLMRLRPMPVIMVSTLTQHGADVTLTALEVGAVDYVPKPSLNLATAMIREREELISKVKMAAQASVGHTNLWNKPPNVTIDRQHFNRSGYQVIGLGASTGGTEALRGILERLPKHMPPIVVTQHIKAAFCGPFAERLDRVCRLQVEAVTSDTVLLAQGRVYVAPGDRHLTVVNRQGHLYCQLSDSAPVERHRPSVDVMFSSIAGSVGRQSIGVILTGMGRDGATGLLKMRQAGALTAAQDQASSVIWGMPRVAIERGGAAKTLCLTEVANFLVEAIYGD, encoded by the coding sequence ATGAGCCAATATCGTTACAAAGTATTGGTGGTTGATGATTCCTTGCTCTATCGCACCCTAATCAGGGAATGCTTAGACAGTGACAGCGAGTTAGAGGTCGTTGGCTTGGCTGCCGATCCTTACGAGGCGCGTGAAAAAATTAAAAAGTTTAACCCGGATGTGATCACGCTCGATGTTGAAATGCCCAAAATGGATGGCATCCAGTTTCTTAAAAACCTGATGCGTTTACGACCGATGCCAGTGATCATGGTGTCGACCCTGACCCAGCATGGCGCAGATGTCACCCTGACAGCACTGGAGGTTGGGGCGGTGGATTATGTACCTAAACCATCATTGAACCTTGCCACTGCCATGATCCGTGAGCGTGAGGAGCTGATCAGCAAAGTGAAGATGGCGGCGCAGGCGAGTGTTGGCCACACAAACCTTTGGAATAAACCGCCGAACGTCACCATCGACCGTCAGCATTTCAACCGTAGTGGCTATCAAGTGATCGGGCTAGGGGCATCGACGGGCGGGACAGAGGCACTACGTGGTATCCTCGAGCGCTTACCCAAGCACATGCCACCCATTGTGGTCACACAGCATATCAAAGCAGCGTTTTGTGGCCCTTTTGCCGAGCGATTAGACCGCGTATGTCGATTGCAAGTTGAAGCCGTCACATCAGACACAGTGCTGTTGGCGCAAGGGCGCGTGTATGTCGCGCCTGGCGATCGACACCTCACCGTGGTCAACCGGCAAGGACATTTGTACTGTCAGCTCTCCGATAGTGCTCCCGTTGAGCGCCACCGCCCTTCCGTGGATGTGATGTTTTCATCCATCGCAGGCTCTGTCGGCAGACAGTCGATTGGCGTGATATTGACCGGAATGGGAAGAGATGGCGCCACTGGGCTATTGAAAATGCGCCAAGCGGGGGCGCTGACTGCCGCGCAAGACCAAGCCAGCTCTGTTATATGGGGAATGCCTCGCGTGGCAATTGAACGAGGGGGAGCGGCAAAGACGCTGTGTTTAACGGAAGTCGCGAATTTTTTAGTGGAGGCCATTTATGGGGACTAA
- a CDS encoding methyl-accepting chemotaxis protein has product MAWFKREAKQDNQQTKQNVQLLAALNVSPAALVMLDSQQHVTLINRRALQLLQCYQAAIRERGNEDFIAKSEVLVGQPMSRILATDLVDYQQWQQLIDDKPSVQTIELGAGKLRVSASKVADGDGYSVELCDVTARAHQTEEHKRLKAALDHTHSAFVLLGAHGEITHVNEQAVTLCKQYEKAFCAKNSAFAASRDDILGKYIDYLFPQLQRETFLNPEKMPINRDIRLKEARFEFHATANYDRHGKHIGTTIEWRDVTIKRKKESEHSLLAAIVEGMTTNVMLADKDGIIRYLNPAVTKLFKSRESEMREIFPNFSVDKLVGSSIDQFHKNPAHQQSVIANPDCMPYRAEITLGKLEFALSCIALYDDDGEYIGPGLQWEDITEQMDGQRQVERLIASAAEGNLTARMNTSQYRGSMAKLGNGINQLLDSFIDPVNESIRVMQGVSKGDLKMTMSEDYKGDFDVLSRAINTSINNVRNMVEKITHSSARVASASAEIAEGNNDLSERTEEQAANLQETAASMEQMTATVKQNAESASSANLASSKASEKASKGGDVVKETIEAMAEINDASKKIADIIGVIDEIAFQTNLLALNAAVEAARAGEQGRGFAVVAGEVRSLAQRSAGAAKEIKDLIKDSVEKVAQGSKLVDDSGAMLGEIVASVSEVSQLIDRINVASQEQATGIDEITRSVARMDQMTQQNAALVEEAAASSQAMREEGAELINLVGFFRVDIDAEKLADLHPPHTQRKSAPKHANKAVSKARGQYYRNGEAAYEPRQVSSHQKPSSDEVSDEWEEF; this is encoded by the coding sequence ATGGCGTGGTTTAAAAGGGAAGCAAAGCAAGACAACCAACAGACCAAACAGAATGTGCAGCTTCTCGCGGCACTGAATGTCTCGCCTGCTGCACTTGTGATGCTTGATAGTCAGCAGCACGTCACCTTAATTAATCGACGTGCGCTGCAACTGTTGCAATGTTACCAGGCTGCGATTCGCGAACGTGGCAATGAGGATTTTATCGCGAAAAGTGAGGTACTCGTTGGTCAACCCATGAGCCGAATACTCGCGACTGACTTAGTCGACTACCAACAGTGGCAGCAGCTTATCGACGACAAACCATCTGTCCAAACCATCGAGTTAGGCGCGGGTAAGTTGCGGGTGTCTGCCAGTAAAGTCGCTGATGGAGATGGCTACAGTGTTGAGCTGTGTGATGTGACGGCACGTGCCCACCAAACCGAAGAACATAAACGCCTTAAAGCGGCACTGGACCATACCCACAGTGCCTTTGTCTTACTCGGAGCACACGGTGAGATCACGCATGTGAATGAGCAGGCAGTGACATTGTGCAAACAGTATGAGAAAGCCTTCTGTGCGAAAAATAGTGCCTTTGCCGCCAGCCGTGACGACATTCTTGGCAAATACATTGACTACTTATTCCCTCAACTGCAGCGCGAAACCTTTCTTAATCCTGAAAAAATGCCCATTAACCGGGATATCCGCCTTAAAGAGGCGCGTTTTGAGTTTCATGCTACCGCCAACTACGACCGTCATGGAAAGCATATCGGCACGACGATTGAGTGGCGTGATGTCACGATAAAGCGCAAAAAAGAGTCAGAGCACTCGTTGCTTGCTGCCATTGTGGAAGGAATGACCACCAATGTCATGCTGGCCGATAAAGACGGCATTATTCGTTACCTCAATCCGGCTGTGACCAAATTATTCAAAAGTCGTGAGAGTGAAATGCGTGAAATCTTCCCCAACTTCTCAGTGGATAAGCTGGTGGGGTCCAGTATCGATCAATTCCATAAAAATCCTGCGCACCAACAGTCTGTGATTGCCAACCCTGACTGTATGCCTTACCGAGCGGAAATTACGTTGGGAAAACTCGAATTTGCGCTGAGTTGTATTGCGCTTTATGACGATGATGGCGAATACATCGGGCCAGGGTTGCAATGGGAAGATATTACTGAGCAGATGGATGGCCAGCGCCAGGTTGAACGACTGATTGCGAGTGCTGCGGAAGGCAACCTCACTGCAAGAATGAACACCAGTCAATACCGTGGCTCTATGGCGAAACTCGGCAACGGTATCAATCAATTATTGGATAGCTTTATTGATCCGGTGAACGAGTCTATTCGCGTCATGCAGGGCGTATCTAAAGGCGACCTGAAAATGACCATGTCGGAAGACTACAAAGGCGACTTTGACGTTCTCAGCCGAGCGATTAATACCTCGATCAACAATGTTCGTAATATGGTTGAAAAGATCACGCACTCGTCGGCAAGGGTGGCGTCAGCGTCAGCCGAAATTGCTGAGGGTAATAATGATCTCAGTGAGCGCACCGAAGAGCAGGCAGCTAACTTACAAGAAACTGCGGCGAGCATGGAGCAAATGACCGCGACGGTAAAGCAAAATGCCGAGAGCGCATCATCGGCGAATTTGGCGTCGAGTAAGGCCAGTGAAAAAGCGAGCAAGGGCGGTGATGTAGTCAAAGAAACCATTGAAGCGATGGCGGAAATCAATGATGCCAGCAAGAAAATTGCCGATATTATTGGGGTGATTGATGAAATCGCCTTCCAGACCAATTTGCTTGCCTTGAATGCGGCGGTGGAAGCGGCGCGTGCGGGGGAGCAAGGACGCGGTTTTGCCGTTGTGGCGGGTGAAGTGCGTAGCTTGGCACAACGCAGTGCGGGCGCAGCGAAAGAGATTAAAGACTTAATCAAGGACAGTGTGGAAAAAGTCGCGCAAGGCTCGAAGCTGGTGGATGATTCAGGCGCGATGCTTGGAGAGATTGTCGCCTCTGTGTCTGAGGTCTCTCAGCTCATTGATAGGATCAATGTGGCAAGTCAAGAGCAAGCCACAGGTATTGATGAAATCACCCGTTCCGTGGCTCGGATGGATCAAATGACGCAACAAAACGCGGCCTTAGTCGAAGAGGCTGCAGCTTCTAGTCAGGCGATGCGGGAAGAAGGTGCCGAGTTAATCAACCTGGTTGGTTTCTTTCGAGTTGACATCGATGCTGAAAAGTTAGCGGATCTTCATCCTCCTCACACTCAACGTAAAAGCGCGCCCAAGCACGCCAATAAAGCCGTTTCCAAGGCAAGAGGGCAATATTACCGCAATGGAGAAGCCGCCTACGAGCCTCGCCAAGTGAGCAGTCATCAAAAGCCTTCGAGTGATGAGGTCAGCGATGAGTGGGAGGAATTTTAA